In Capsicum annuum cultivar UCD-10X-F1 chromosome 11, UCD10Xv1.1, whole genome shotgun sequence, one genomic interval encodes:
- the LOC124888961 gene encoding uncharacterized protein LOC124888961 yields MGSKGHCILPLLQQKQYLKIGPTEKEKRGRTQMQTIYGRTERRLIVLNEHNQPIVPTLGVVQELSSFLGTLARNSTFCPLTVKTWKKVNTKKDMWNYIKEKYDIPNAGQKWALGTIQDAWRMFNYSNDKV; encoded by the exons ATGGGCAGTAAAGGACATTGCATTCTACCTCTTCTGCAGCAAAAGCAGTACTTGAAGATAG GTCCaactgaaaaggaaaaaagaggtaGAACACAAATGCAAACAATATATGGGAGGACAGAACGCAGATTGATTGTGTTAAATGAGCACAACCAACCAATTGTTCCTACTTTAGGAGTTGTACAAGAGTTGAGTAGCTTTCTTGGCACACTGGCAAGGAATTCGACCTTTTGCCCTCTCACTGTTAAGACTTGGAAGAAAGTGAACACAAAAAAGGACATGTGGAATTATATCAAG GAGAAATATGACATTCCTAATGCCGGACAGAAATGGGCCTTAGGAACAATTCAAGATGCTTGGAGAATGTTTAACTATTCCAATGACAAAGTTTGA